One Dysosmobacter welbionis DNA segment encodes these proteins:
- the pstB gene encoding phosphate ABC transporter ATP-binding protein PstB, whose amino-acid sequence MSTIIQVKDLNLWYGAHHALHGVNIDIPEHEITALIGPSGCGKSTFLKTLNRMNDLVPGIRIEGEVNYAGQNIYAPNVDTTWLRKQIGMVFQKANPFPMSIYDNVAYGPRTHGIRSRAKLDEIVENSLRSAAIWDEVKDRLKKSALGLSGGQQQRLCIARALAVEPEILLMDESTSALDPISTSKIEDLAVELKSKYTVIMVTHNMQQAARVSDNTAFFLLGDLVEFGRTETLFSTPTDKRTEDYITGRFG is encoded by the coding sequence ATGTCCACCATCATTCAAGTAAAGGACCTGAATCTGTGGTACGGGGCGCACCATGCCCTCCACGGTGTGAATATCGACATTCCGGAGCATGAGATCACCGCCCTGATCGGCCCCTCCGGCTGCGGAAAGTCCACCTTTCTGAAGACCCTGAACCGGATGAATGACCTGGTACCGGGCATCCGCATTGAGGGGGAGGTCAACTACGCCGGGCAGAACATCTACGCCCCCAATGTGGACACCACCTGGCTGCGCAAGCAGATCGGCATGGTGTTCCAGAAGGCCAATCCCTTCCCTATGAGCATCTATGACAACGTGGCCTACGGCCCCCGGACCCACGGCATCCGCTCCCGGGCCAAGCTGGACGAGATCGTGGAGAACTCTCTCCGCTCCGCCGCCATCTGGGACGAGGTGAAGGACCGGCTGAAGAAGAGTGCCCTGGGCCTCTCCGGCGGCCAGCAGCAGCGGCTGTGCATTGCCCGTGCCTTGGCAGTGGAGCCGGAGATCCTGCTGATGGATGAGTCCACCAGCGCCCTGGACCCCATCTCCACCTCCAAGATCGAAGACCTTGCAGTGGAACTGAAAAGCAAGTATACTGTCATCATGGTGACCCACAATATGCAGCAGGCCGCCCGTGTCTCCGACAACACGGCGTTTTTCCTGCTGGGGGATCTGGTGGAGTTCGGCAGGACGGAGACACTGTTCTCCACCCCCACGGACAAGCGCACAGAAGACTACATCACCGGCCGGTTCGGCTAA
- a CDS encoding MATE family efflux transporter — protein sequence MFRHLHREPGFYKRLFLLALPLILQNLITTSLGFVDTFMVGMLGQNELSAVTAANTPIYLLQIIILGLLSGLSVLASQYWGKGDTDSINRCMGVSLYAGLIIAVSVAAVLFFFPLHVMALVTNNDLLIELGAPYLRIVGLSYIFNTISSVYIGMQRSTENPAMGMIVFGISMLTNTGLNYILIFGKFGAPALGITGAAIATLTSRVLEFVIVAVYAPRYRRVPLMLRLLLRPGGAMARSFLKYATPVLVNEVLWGLGVSVMTAVMGHMAISTDMLAAHAIMGNIDKFSTVACFGIAGATAVIVGKRIGEGAGREEVYSLGCCLLTVSFGVGLVVSVCLAVLLPTVFIPYLYPLFHLEGLALEIAVTMCVVYLFMLPLKAFDITNITGLLRAGGDSRMASIIDLSCQWVIAVPLTFLTALVFNAPVAVVCLCIQSENVCKCPWGILRLRSRKWINDVTGEDT from the coding sequence ATGTTTCGTCATCTTCATCGGGAGCCCGGCTTCTACAAGCGGCTGTTCTTGCTGGCTCTGCCGCTGATCCTGCAGAATCTCATCACCACTTCCCTGGGATTTGTGGACACCTTCATGGTGGGTATGCTGGGGCAGAATGAGCTGTCCGCTGTCACTGCCGCCAACACGCCCATCTACCTGCTCCAGATCATCATCCTGGGCCTGCTCAGCGGACTCTCCGTCCTGGCCAGCCAGTACTGGGGCAAGGGGGACACCGACAGCATCAACCGCTGTATGGGCGTCAGCCTTTACGCCGGGCTCATCATTGCGGTTTCCGTGGCCGCTGTGCTGTTCTTCTTCCCCCTCCATGTGATGGCTCTGGTGACCAACAACGACCTGCTCATTGAGTTGGGCGCCCCCTATCTCCGGATTGTTGGCCTCAGCTATATCTTCAACACCATCAGCTCCGTCTACATCGGCATGCAGCGCAGCACGGAGAATCCCGCCATGGGCATGATCGTCTTCGGCATCTCCATGCTGACCAACACGGGCTTGAACTACATTCTTATTTTCGGCAAGTTCGGCGCGCCTGCGCTGGGGATCACCGGTGCTGCCATTGCCACCCTGACCTCCCGGGTGCTGGAGTTCGTGATCGTCGCGGTCTATGCCCCCCGCTACCGCCGAGTGCCCCTGATGCTCCGCCTGCTGCTGCGGCCCGGCGGGGCCATGGCGCGGAGCTTCCTGAAATACGCCACCCCCGTTCTGGTGAACGAGGTGCTGTGGGGTCTGGGCGTCAGCGTTATGACCGCCGTCATGGGCCACATGGCCATCAGCACGGATATGCTGGCGGCCCACGCCATCATGGGCAACATCGACAAGTTCTCCACTGTGGCCTGCTTCGGCATCGCAGGCGCCACCGCCGTGATTGTGGGCAAGCGGATCGGTGAGGGCGCCGGCCGGGAGGAGGTCTACTCTCTGGGCTGCTGCCTGCTGACGGTCTCCTTCGGAGTGGGTCTCGTGGTGTCGGTGTGCCTGGCGGTCCTCCTGCCTACGGTGTTCATCCCCTATCTCTATCCTCTGTTCCATTTGGAGGGGCTGGCGCTGGAGATCGCCGTCACCATGTGCGTCGTATATCTCTTCATGCTGCCGCTGAAGGCCTTTGACATCACCAACATCACCGGCCTGCTTCGGGCGGGCGGCGACTCCCGCATGGCCTCCATCATCGACCTGAGCTGCCAGTGGGTCATCGCTGTACCTCTGACCTTCCTGACTGCCCTGGTGTTCAACGCCCCGGTAGCGGTGGTGTGCCTATGCATCCAGTCGGAAAATGTGTGCAAGTGCCCCTGGGGTATCCTGCGGCTGCGGAGCCGGAAGTGGATCAACGATGTGACGGGCGAGGACACGTGA
- a CDS encoding cysteine hydrolase family protein, with translation MKPNPTRSALLVIDMENGFVHPEGGHWIRFAQSMVPNCVRAVELARAKGIPVFFVKRLYRADGSDVELTRYPGWVAGGRACRPASTGPNSAQAPEGLRPQPGDYTIIKPRWSAFFQTELDLILRRLDVRTVILTGTTTPNCIRTTCYDAIALEYNTVVLTDCCSSHTEEIQRVNLEDMARAGAILMDSASFADYGPGTVEDLSAAIRARMLEEDTVPEPFRSEDGQVFWPDLW, from the coding sequence ATGAAACCCAATCCCACCCGCTCCGCCCTGCTGGTCATCGATATGGAAAACGGCTTTGTTCATCCGGAGGGCGGACACTGGATCCGCTTCGCCCAGTCCATGGTCCCCAACTGCGTCCGGGCCGTGGAGCTGGCCCGGGCCAAGGGCATTCCGGTATTCTTTGTCAAGCGGCTCTACCGCGCTGACGGCAGCGATGTGGAGCTGACCCGTTACCCCGGCTGGGTCGCTGGCGGCCGGGCCTGCCGCCCCGCCTCCACCGGTCCCAACAGCGCCCAGGCACCGGAGGGCCTGCGCCCCCAGCCCGGGGACTACACCATCATCAAGCCCAGGTGGAGCGCCTTTTTCCAGACGGAGCTGGACCTGATCCTCCGGCGGCTGGACGTGCGGACGGTGATCCTCACCGGCACCACCACCCCCAACTGCATCCGCACCACCTGCTATGACGCCATCGCTCTGGAGTACAACACCGTGGTGCTGACGGACTGCTGCTCCTCCCATACCGAGGAGATCCAGCGGGTGAATCTGGAGGACATGGCCCGGGCGGGCGCCATTTTGATGGACTCGGCGTCCTTTGCCGACTACGGCCCCGGCACAGTGGAGGACCTCTCCGCCGCCATCCGGGCCCGGATGCTGGAAGAGGACACGGTGCCCGAGCCCTTCCGGTCGGAGGACGGCCAGGTATTCTGGCCCGACCTCTGGTAA
- a CDS encoding HD domain-containing protein, protein MLTYEDVKNNSAVRTYIQRADESLTALGYTEHSFAHVTAVAENAAYILSTLGYPERTVELAKIAGFLHDIGNLVNRVDHSQSGAVMAFRILDNMDCPPEEIATIVTAIGNHDEGTGMPVNAVAAALILADKSDVRRSRVRNPDMASFDIHDRVNYSVKKSVLKINEEHTLIKLKLSVDTKYGSVMDYFEIFMGRMLLCRKAAEKLGLQFKLMINEQQLI, encoded by the coding sequence ATGCTTACCTATGAGGATGTGAAAAACAATTCTGCGGTCCGGACCTATATCCAGAGGGCGGACGAGTCTCTGACCGCTCTGGGCTATACGGAGCACAGCTTTGCCCACGTGACGGCGGTGGCGGAAAACGCCGCCTATATCCTCTCCACCCTGGGGTATCCGGAGCGGACGGTGGAGCTGGCAAAGATCGCCGGGTTTCTTCACGACATCGGCAACCTGGTGAACCGGGTGGATCACTCCCAGTCCGGTGCGGTCATGGCCTTCCGCATTCTGGACAACATGGATTGTCCTCCGGAGGAGATCGCCACCATCGTCACCGCCATCGGCAACCACGACGAGGGCACCGGCATGCCGGTGAACGCCGTGGCGGCGGCACTGATCCTGGCGGACAAGTCCGACGTCCGCCGCAGCCGGGTCCGGAATCCGGATATGGCCAGCTTCGACATCCATGACCGGGTGAACTACTCGGTGAAGAAGTCCGTCCTGAAGATCAACGAGGAGCACACGCTCATCAAGCTGAAGCTGTCCGTGGACACGAAGTACGGCTCTGTCATGGACTATTTTGAGATCTTCATGGGCCGGATGCTCCTCTGTCGAAAGGCAGCGGAGAAGCTGGGCCTGCAGTTCAAGCTGATGATTAACGAGCAGCAGCTGATCTGA
- a CDS encoding putative RNA methyltransferase — protein MESLFRCPVCGAPLDRGDRAYRCPAGHSYDIAREGYTYLLPPNQKHSAAPGDDRDMAAARRDFLSKGYYDLLLNTLCCQILSLSGESPVIWDVGCGEGFYTSGIFRTLAAAGKSPRMAGTDISKPILRSAAKREKGIAWAVASSFHLPAADGAADILLDCFSPLALEEFRRVLRPGGHFLYVVPGPDHLWELKQVLYDRPYPNEEKETPYEGFAYQSIVPVEGTITLPCQADIRALFQMTPYYWKTPKTGAKRLADLESLTTRISFRIHIFQKL, from the coding sequence ATGGAAAGTCTTTTCCGCTGCCCCGTCTGCGGGGCGCCGCTGGACCGCGGAGACCGGGCCTATCGCTGCCCGGCCGGACACAGTTATGACATCGCCCGGGAGGGCTACACCTATCTGCTGCCCCCCAATCAAAAGCACTCCGCCGCGCCGGGGGATGACCGGGATATGGCCGCCGCACGGCGGGATTTCCTCTCCAAGGGGTATTATGACCTGCTTCTCAATACGCTCTGTTGTCAGATTTTGTCTCTTTCCGGCGAATCGCCGGTGATCTGGGACGTGGGCTGCGGCGAGGGATTCTACACCTCCGGCATCTTCCGGACCCTGGCCGCCGCGGGAAAATCCCCCCGGATGGCGGGAACCGACATTTCCAAGCCCATTCTCCGATCCGCCGCCAAGCGGGAGAAAGGCATTGCGTGGGCTGTGGCCTCCTCCTTCCACCTGCCGGCGGCGGACGGCGCGGCGGACATTCTGCTGGACTGCTTCTCCCCCCTGGCGCTGGAGGAATTCCGGCGAGTGCTGAGGCCGGGCGGGCACTTCCTCTACGTGGTGCCCGGACCGGACCACCTCTGGGAGCTGAAGCAGGTCCTCTACGACCGTCCCTATCCCAATGAGGAAAAGGAGACCCCCTATGAGGGGTTCGCCTATCAGTCCATCGTGCCGGTGGAGGGCACCATCACCCTCCCCTGCCAGGCAGACATCCGCGCCCTGTTCCAGATGACGCCCTATTACTGGAAGACCCCCAAGACAGGTGCAAAGCGTCTGGCGGACCTGGAGTCTCTCACCACCCGTATCTCCTTTCGCATCCATATTTTTCAAAAACTCTGA
- a CDS encoding sensor histidine kinase — protein sequence MTKRIFRSILGVSLAVLLASLVLIVGVLHGYFQDRVSGELESLAEYIAHGVEENGTDYLTEDLPGSYRITWVDADGTVLFDNRQDPEEMGNHAQREEIREALILGKGHAVRYSDTLSQQTLYAAQRLADGTVLRVSSAQYSVWVLVLQALQPVALMMLLAFILAMALASRVARQLVEPINAIDLNDPAGSETYEELTPLLSKLRSQQRQIQRQMRDLKRRQEEFTAITENMSEGFLVIDQETRVLTYNSAVLRLLYAQVPTEEGESVYALNREAGFRRCVEEALAGRRCEQLLEKDDDCRQIIASPVEQDGQIAGAVLVILDVTEKEQRERLRREFTANVSHELKTPLTSILGTAEILQNGLVKPEDVPHFAGNIHRETERLIGLVNDIIKLSRLDEGGGLGQWETVDLYEEARAVLEQLAPAAQRKQVTTRLQGGEALVRGVPQIVEEIVYNLCDNAIAYNRANGSVTVTVENTAFGPRITVADTGIGIPREAQGRVFERFYRVDKSHSSGGTGLGLSIVKHGAAYLGAQVELHSEPGHGSTFTLTFPKAGA from the coding sequence ATGACGAAACGGATCTTTCGCTCCATCCTGGGCGTGTCCCTGGCAGTGCTGCTGGCCAGCCTGGTGCTGATCGTGGGCGTGCTCCACGGTTATTTCCAGGATCGGGTCTCCGGTGAGCTGGAGAGTCTGGCAGAGTACATCGCCCATGGGGTAGAGGAGAATGGCACGGACTATCTCACAGAGGATCTGCCCGGCAGCTACCGGATTACCTGGGTGGATGCGGACGGCACCGTGCTCTTCGACAACCGGCAGGACCCGGAGGAGATGGGGAACCACGCCCAGCGGGAGGAGATCCGGGAGGCGCTGATCCTGGGGAAGGGACATGCGGTCCGCTATTCGGACACGCTTTCCCAGCAGACGCTGTATGCGGCCCAGCGGCTTGCTGACGGAACGGTGCTGCGGGTGTCCAGCGCCCAGTATTCCGTCTGGGTCCTGGTACTGCAGGCGCTGCAGCCGGTGGCGCTGATGATGCTGCTGGCCTTCATCCTGGCCATGGCGCTGGCTTCCCGGGTGGCGCGGCAGCTGGTGGAGCCCATCAACGCCATCGACCTCAATGACCCCGCCGGCAGCGAGACCTATGAGGAGCTGACGCCCCTGCTGTCCAAGCTCCGCAGCCAGCAGAGGCAGATCCAGCGGCAGATGCGGGATTTAAAGCGCCGGCAGGAGGAGTTCACCGCCATCACGGAGAACATGAGCGAGGGCTTCCTGGTGATCGACCAGGAGACGCGGGTGCTGACTTACAATTCCGCCGTGCTGCGGCTGCTCTACGCGCAGGTCCCCACAGAGGAGGGAGAGAGCGTCTACGCCCTGAACCGGGAGGCGGGCTTCCGCCGCTGCGTGGAGGAGGCTCTGGCCGGTCGGCGGTGTGAGCAGCTGCTGGAAAAGGACGATGATTGCCGCCAGATCATCGCCAGTCCTGTGGAACAGGACGGCCAGATCGCGGGTGCGGTGCTGGTGATCCTGGATGTGACGGAGAAGGAGCAGCGGGAGCGGCTGCGGCGGGAGTTCACCGCCAACGTCTCCCACGAGCTGAAGACGCCCTTGACCTCCATCCTGGGTACGGCGGAGATCCTGCAGAACGGTTTGGTGAAGCCGGAGGACGTCCCCCACTTCGCCGGGAACATCCACCGGGAGACGGAGCGGCTCATCGGGCTGGTGAACGACATCATCAAGCTGTCCCGCCTGGACGAGGGCGGCGGCCTGGGCCAGTGGGAGACCGTGGATCTGTACGAGGAGGCGCGAGCCGTCCTGGAGCAGCTGGCTCCGGCGGCCCAGCGGAAACAGGTGACCACCCGGCTCCAGGGCGGCGAGGCTCTGGTGCGGGGCGTACCCCAGATCGTGGAGGAGATCGTCTACAACCTCTGCGACAACGCCATCGCCTACAACCGGGCGAACGGCAGCGTCACCGTCACGGTGGAAAATACCGCCTTCGGCCCCCGGATCACGGTGGCGGACACCGGCATCGGCATTCCCCGGGAGGCCCAGGGCCGGGTATTCGAGCGGTTTTACCGGGTGGACAAGAGCCATTCCTCCGGCGGCACGGGACTGGGGCTCTCCATCGTCAAGCACGGGGCGGCCTATCTGGGTGCCCAGGTGGAGCTCCACAGCGAACCGGGCCACGGCAGCACCTTTACGCTTACCTTTCCGAAGGCGGGAGCATGA
- a CDS encoding response regulator transcription factor, producing the protein MIYLLEDDDSIRDFVIYTLNSQGMEARGFPLPSLFWQAVGEQMPALVLLDIMLPEEDGLSVLKKLRATPRTAKLPVIMLTAKGTEYDKVVGLDGGADDYVAKPFGMMELLSRIRALLRRTETENGTLRCGILEVDPGQHIVRVRGQETILTQKEFEVLCLLLRNPGQVLSREQLIENVWGYAFTGESRTVDVHVRTLRQKLGEAGVYIETVRGYGYKISPVN; encoded by the coding sequence GTGATCTATCTGCTGGAGGATGACGACAGTATCCGGGATTTTGTGATCTATACATTGAACAGCCAGGGTATGGAGGCCAGGGGCTTTCCGCTGCCCTCCCTGTTCTGGCAGGCCGTGGGAGAGCAGATGCCTGCCCTGGTGCTGCTGGATATCATGCTGCCGGAGGAGGATGGACTCAGCGTCCTGAAAAAGCTCCGGGCCACGCCCCGCACGGCCAAGCTGCCGGTCATCATGCTGACGGCCAAGGGCACGGAGTACGACAAGGTGGTGGGTCTGGACGGCGGCGCCGATGACTATGTGGCCAAGCCCTTCGGCATGATGGAGCTGCTCTCCCGCATCCGGGCGCTGCTGCGGCGGACGGAGACGGAGAACGGCACCCTCCGCTGCGGCATTCTGGAGGTGGATCCGGGGCAGCACATCGTCCGGGTCCGGGGACAGGAGACCATCCTGACCCAGAAGGAGTTTGAAGTGCTGTGCCTGCTGCTGCGCAACCCCGGCCAGGTGCTTTCCCGGGAGCAGCTGATCGAGAACGTCTGGGGCTACGCCTTTACCGGCGAGAGCCGGACCGTGGACGTCCACGTGCGGACCCTCCGCCAGAAGCTGGGAGAGGCGGGCGTTTACATCGAGACGGTCCGGGGCTATGGCTACAAGATCAGCCCTGTGAACTGA
- the abc-f gene encoding ribosomal protection-like ABC-F family protein, with product MSMIDVSNLTFGYEGSPELIFDHVGFQIDSGWKLGFTGRNGRGKTTFLRLLQGEYPYSGTISASVEFEYFPYEVANLSRTGLEVVREIAPEAEDWEIQRELGLLDLAERSLELPFSSLSNGERTKVLLAAMFLKENAFLLIDEPTNHLDLEGRRKLGSYLARKRGFLLVSHDRAFLDQCVDHILAINRTNIEIQRGNFSSWWENRRRQDAFELARQEKLQKDIGRLTESARRASGWSDRTEKSKFGVDKTGAKAADRGFVGHKAAKLMQRSKSIQRRREEAVEEKKQLLQNLERQEALAVTPLPCRTGARLAEFRDVAVCYNGRRVCREITFEVLAGERIALQGANGCGKSSLLKLLLGEEIPHSGTVETMSGLVVSYVSQNTDHLRGSLTEFVRTQGLDGSRFRTILRKLDVPREQFEKDLADYSSGQKKKVLLAASLCTQAHLYVWDEPLNFIDVISRMQVEDLLLACRPTLLFVEHDARFCDEIATRRIRIQRE from the coding sequence ATGTCCATGATCGACGTCTCGAATCTGACATTTGGATACGAGGGCAGTCCGGAGCTCATCTTTGACCATGTGGGCTTTCAGATCGATAGCGGCTGGAAATTGGGCTTTACCGGGCGGAACGGCCGGGGAAAGACCACCTTCCTGCGGCTGCTCCAGGGGGAGTACCCGTACAGCGGCACCATCTCCGCCTCTGTGGAATTTGAGTACTTCCCCTACGAGGTGGCGAACCTGTCCCGGACGGGCCTGGAGGTGGTGCGGGAGATCGCGCCGGAGGCGGAGGACTGGGAGATCCAGCGGGAGCTGGGGCTTCTGGACCTGGCAGAGAGATCACTGGAGCTGCCCTTTTCCAGCCTCTCCAACGGGGAGCGGACCAAGGTGCTGCTGGCGGCCATGTTTTTGAAGGAGAATGCCTTCTTGCTGATCGACGAGCCCACCAACCATCTGGACCTGGAGGGACGGCGGAAGCTGGGGAGCTATCTGGCCCGGAAGCGGGGATTTCTGCTGGTATCCCATGACCGGGCGTTCCTGGACCAGTGTGTGGACCATATTCTGGCCATCAACCGGACCAATATTGAGATCCAGCGGGGGAATTTCTCCTCCTGGTGGGAGAACCGCCGGAGGCAGGACGCCTTTGAACTGGCCCGGCAGGAGAAGCTGCAGAAGGACATCGGGCGGCTGACGGAGTCCGCCCGCCGTGCCTCCGGCTGGTCGGACCGGACGGAGAAGAGCAAGTTCGGTGTGGACAAGACCGGGGCCAAGGCAGCGGACCGGGGCTTTGTGGGCCACAAGGCGGCCAAGCTGATGCAGCGGTCCAAATCCATCCAGCGCCGCCGGGAGGAGGCAGTGGAGGAGAAGAAGCAGCTGCTGCAGAACCTGGAGCGGCAGGAGGCGCTGGCGGTTACGCCCCTGCCCTGCCGGACGGGTGCGCGGCTGGCGGAGTTCCGGGACGTAGCCGTGTGCTACAACGGTCGCAGGGTCTGCCGGGAGATCACCTTCGAGGTGCTGGCGGGGGAGCGGATCGCCCTCCAGGGCGCAAACGGCTGCGGCAAGTCCAGCCTGCTGAAGCTGCTGCTGGGGGAAGAGATCCCCCACAGCGGCACGGTGGAGACCATGAGCGGCCTGGTGGTGTCCTATGTCAGCCAGAATACGGACCACCTGCGGGGCAGCCTGACGGAGTTTGTCCGGACCCAGGGTCTGGACGGCAGCCGGTTCCGGACCATCCTGCGGAAGCTGGATGTTCCACGGGAGCAGTTTGAGAAGGACCTGGCAGATTACAGCAGCGGCCAGAAGAAAAAGGTGCTGCTGGCCGCAAGCCTCTGCACACAGGCACACCTGTACGTGTGGGATGAGCCGCTGAACTTTATCGACGTCATCTCCCGGATGCAGGTGGAGGATCTGCTGCTGGCCTGTCGGCCGACCCTGCTGTTCGTGGAGCACGACGCCCGCTTCTGCGACGAGATCGCCACCCGGCGCATCCGGATCCAGAGGGAATGA
- the pstA gene encoding phosphate ABC transporter permease PstA, which translates to MESHTLSPRRQLYDKGLRVVLYFCGFLTCALLVLIIGYIFYRGVPFISWELLSTQSSYINDTIGILPNILNTLYIILLSMVIVLPLGVGAAIYLTEYATNRRLVAVIEFATETLTGIPSIIFGLVGMLFFIQMMGLKTGVLAGGLTLVVMILPTIVRTTQESLKTVPDSYREGALAMGAGKWHMVRTVVLPNAVDGIVTGCILAVGRIVGESAALLYTAGFGLVLNNFVTALESSSATLTVALYVYASERGETDIAFAIATILMLLTLVINLSANLVGRKLKKN; encoded by the coding sequence ATGGAATCTCATACCCTGTCCCCCCGGCGCCAGCTGTACGACAAGGGCCTGCGGGTGGTGCTGTACTTCTGCGGCTTCCTCACCTGCGCGCTGCTGGTTCTGATCATCGGCTATATCTTCTACCGGGGCGTCCCATTCATCAGCTGGGAGCTGCTGTCTACCCAGTCCAGCTATATCAACGACACCATCGGTATCCTGCCCAATATCCTCAACACGCTCTATATCATCCTGCTGTCCATGGTGATCGTGCTGCCCCTGGGCGTGGGCGCCGCCATCTATCTGACGGAGTACGCCACCAACCGGCGTCTGGTGGCTGTCATCGAGTTCGCCACCGAGACCCTCACCGGCATCCCCTCCATCATCTTCGGCCTGGTGGGTATGCTGTTCTTCATCCAGATGATGGGATTGAAGACCGGTGTGCTGGCCGGCGGCCTGACCCTGGTGGTGATGATCCTGCCCACCATCGTCCGCACCACCCAGGAGAGCCTGAAGACCGTGCCGGACTCCTACCGGGAGGGCGCCCTGGCCATGGGCGCCGGTAAATGGCACATGGTCCGCACTGTGGTGCTGCCCAACGCGGTGGACGGCATCGTCACCGGCTGCATCCTGGCGGTGGGCCGCATTGTGGGCGAGAGCGCGGCGCTGCTGTACACCGCCGGCTTCGGCCTGGTGCTCAATAACTTTGTGACTGCGCTGGAATCCTCCTCCGCCACATTGACCGTGGCCCTGTATGTGTATGCCAGTGAGCGGGGCGAGACAGACATCGCCTTCGCCATCGCCACCATTTTGATGCTGCTGACGCTGGTCATCAACCTGTCCGCCAATCTGGTGGGCCGGAAGCTGAAGAAAAACTGA
- the phoU gene encoding phosphate signaling complex protein PhoU: MRNRFGEQLERLHVEMIQMGALCEDAISAAAQALMKGDEDLARAAGEAEREIDQKEREVENLCLKLLLQQQPVARDLREISSALKMISDLERIGDQAADIAELTRFVRLPDGPGRQRIEEMSKAVIRMVTDSVDSFVKRDLELAREVCREDDQVDDLFNQVKKELIGLIAADADSGELWLDLIMVAKYLERIGDHATNVAEWVEYSITGNHPSNN, translated from the coding sequence GTGAGAAACAGATTTGGCGAGCAGCTGGAGCGGCTGCACGTGGAAATGATCCAGATGGGCGCCCTGTGTGAGGATGCCATCTCTGCCGCGGCCCAGGCCCTGATGAAGGGTGACGAGGACCTGGCACGCGCCGCCGGGGAGGCGGAGCGGGAGATCGACCAGAAGGAGCGGGAGGTGGAGAACCTCTGCCTGAAGCTGCTGCTGCAGCAGCAGCCCGTGGCACGGGACCTGCGGGAGATCTCCTCTGCGCTGAAGATGATTTCCGATCTGGAACGGATCGGGGACCAGGCGGCGGACATCGCGGAGCTGACCCGGTTCGTGCGTCTGCCGGACGGCCCCGGCCGCCAGCGGATCGAGGAGATGTCCAAGGCCGTCATCCGGATGGTGACAGACAGTGTGGACTCCTTTGTAAAGCGGGATCTGGAGCTGGCCCGGGAGGTCTGCCGGGAAGACGACCAGGTGGACGACCTGTTCAACCAGGTGAAAAAGGAGCTGATCGGGCTGATCGCCGCAGACGCCGACTCCGGCGAGCTGTGGCTGGATCTCATCATGGTGGCCAAGTATCTGGAGCGGATCGGCGATCACGCCACCAACGTGGCGGAGTGGGTGGAGTACTCCATTACGGGGAATCACCCCTCCAACAACTGA
- the pstC gene encoding phosphate ABC transporter permease subunit PstC: MERVMNALFFICGMVAVAFVLLISIYLIISGLPAILEIGPINFLFGTRWYASTGDFGIFAIILTSFAGTAGAILVGVPIGLMTAIFLSKVAPPKFAAVVHAAVELLAGIPSVVYGLVGMILLVPAIRVAFDLPSGATLLAAIIVLAVMILPSIVSVSETALRAVPREYEEASLALGATHIETVFRVSVPAARSGIATAIVLGIGRAIGEAMAIIMVAGNVANMPGLLTPVRFLTTAIASEMSYASVGSLHRNALFSIGLVLFLFIMLINVFLNVFIKRKKED, from the coding sequence ATGGAGCGGGTGATGAATGCCCTCTTCTTTATCTGCGGCATGGTGGCTGTGGCGTTCGTGCTCCTCATCAGCATCTACCTTATCATCTCGGGCCTGCCGGCCATTCTGGAGATCGGGCCCATCAACTTCCTGTTCGGGACCCGCTGGTATGCCTCTACCGGAGACTTCGGCATCTTCGCCATCATCCTCACCTCCTTCGCGGGCACGGCGGGGGCCATTCTCGTGGGGGTGCCCATCGGCCTGATGACGGCCATTTTCCTGTCCAAGGTGGCGCCGCCTAAGTTTGCCGCCGTAGTTCATGCGGCAGTGGAACTGCTGGCCGGCATCCCCTCCGTGGTGTACGGCCTGGTGGGTATGATCCTGCTGGTGCCCGCCATCCGGGTGGCCTTTGACCTGCCCTCCGGCGCCACGCTCCTGGCGGCTATCATCGTGCTGGCGGTGATGATTCTGCCCTCTATCGTCTCCGTGTCGGAGACGGCGCTGCGCGCCGTGCCCCGGGAGTATGAGGAGGCGTCTCTGGCCCTGGGGGCCACCCATATCGAGACCGTGTTCCGCGTCAGCGTGCCCGCTGCCCGCAGCGGCATCGCCACCGCCATTGTGCTGGGCATCGGCCGGGCCATCGGTGAGGCCATGGCCATCATTATGGTGGCGGGCAATGTGGCCAATATGCCGGGCCTGCTGACGCCGGTGCGGTTTTTGACCACCGCCATTGCCTCGGAGATGTCCTACGCCTCCGTGGGCTCCCTCCACCGCAATGCCCTGTTCTCCATCGGCCTGGTGCTGTTCCTCTTCATCATGCTGATCAATGTGTTCCTCAACGTCTTTATCAAGCGGAAAAAGGAGGACTGA